One Styela clava chromosome 4, kaStyClav1.hap1.2, whole genome shotgun sequence genomic window, tAAGAGAAAAGATTGTACGTAATAAAgtcgatttaaaagaggtattaatgaaattcatttttGGGTTGATCCTgcgcatgtttcatatttatttacgcgaatcgaaaactcaaaaatattgcacatattttattgtgtaccacatgtataccaaaaaggatagatagtttgaaggcgactggcgcatcattgttataagctatcaatagtttttaacttgcgttatattatctggatatctgtcgtcttTTTTATTAGGtgtgtttataatacacacgagtgatattgttacatatctaatcttgaatttcaactagttaaggtatgtagtgagatttataggGGTAAAAGTACACACAAAGGCGTAAATTAGtgaaaacagaattgattatagactcggtaaaaacgacatggactcgaaatcgaatccgagtccggatccgaatcccggcccatccctaatAGGTACACAAGTAAACCTCTTTGTGAACAAGAAAGCTGTAGGGTATTCATgcgttttatttcaaatctgaTTTAATTCAGTATTTAAGATTTTCCTCGACGGATGGGACATTGATTTCCCCAATAATAGCAAAAAGACATTATGGTTTGTCAAAAACTTGTTTTTAATATGCGAAGTAAATGAAAGataaataacatgatctcttcaacgaaatagtaagtatatttgtgagctttcgttagatcatggtctaacttcttcaaacaatacaagatataactgtaaatataggatttacagttatatcttgtattatttgaagaagttagaccatgatctaacgaaagctcacaaatatacttactatttcgttgaagagatcatgttatttttacttttcactttaatactttcttgttcaagcatccttgtggtgagtgccacatacggatccgaagtagaaagtaatCAAGGAGAAAgaacctgcagttcaatacataTTATCCAAGTTCCCCTAGTAAATGAAAGATGTCTTTAAAATCTAGATAACACTGGGGGTTTCTCAGTTTGTTGATACCAATGACAATGAGTCAAATAAGCTACTTGAACTTATCATCACCCCGTCAGTATGATAATAATCGATAATGCAACGCACCCTCCCATGGGTTATGCTGAGTGGAAAATCTAGATGAaagattttattaaaattgaataaaaagtagGCCCATAGTTCTACAACACCAGTTTTGCTTCTGATGAACTATTATCATcgtttattgatatatatacctTACTTTCTTTATGCAACTTATGCAGCCAGATATCGATAGTCATGCATTCGGGCCTGACTCTGACAGAGTTAACGATGTGACGTTGCCTTTGGTTGATCGCACGATACAATATTTATTCAACCAAAGTGACAACTATGGTTTATTTGATGACTTGAATATTATAATTACAAGGTCAGTAAACGTAACGCAGGGGAATtgggaatttttcaattttattgatatataataGCAGCAATAGCAAATAATTTCATGTTTAATATACTTAGgcacttttcaattttattgatatatatataatagcagcagaatttttcaattttattgatatataataGCAGCTATAGCAAATAATATCATGTTTAATATACTTAGGAATCTGGCTTTCCTTTcatacttcatttaatacaatGTAGGCGGTAACAGTGTTTGATCTTTATACTATTGTCACCATGACTAAATTTATATAGGGCGGAAAATTAATTAGTTGGATCTTTATGAGGGATTCTGCCGACGTCAATCCacttttttactgctttcagtGATCACGGGATGTTGAATGTCAATACCAGCGCTCGTGATAACGATACAATTTCTCTGATGAGATATGTGGATCCGAGTTGGGTTTCGTTTCAATTCAGCTATGGACCATTGGGTCTGATAGAACCTGTTCCAGAGAATAAAACCGCTGTGTATGAAGGACTGAAAGGTAAATGTAAACTAGCTACTTCATACGTAttaattcatttgaaaaaaaaccaTCACTGGGTAGCAAATATCTGCAAGTATAACAAGTGTTTTTCCGTCACGCCCAATTTGGCTATTCTGGAGTATAGTGGGCCACCACGTGGTATTTCCCAGTTTAGCTTTAGTCCGACATCTTTTCAGCAAACAGTGTGCCCACTTAGGGTCTCACTGGTACCTATGTGAATTGTTACGGCCATGGGACCTAATTTTAATACGAAGCATTTGAATGATCAGAAAACAGATTTCTTCTTCCAGATAAATAGGAAACTCCCATTGATCCATTTCTGTTTGTGAAAATTCCAGTTGACATCCAGAAAGATACAATAAATATCGCAATGATAGTAATAGTCGTCATTCGAACTTACCTCCGCATactgtagtatatatatatgggatACAAATTTCCAATTCGTATTATCAAATGACGAAGACAAACGCCAATTATATGTTTCTCAGCTGGCAGTAATCGAATGGAAGTTTATTATAAAGAAGAGATCCCGGAAAGATATCACTATAAAAACAACGATAGAGTCCCATCCATTGTGATAACGGCACATCATGGATACGAGATATACGAGGTGAGGGACTTGTATAACTATTTTACTTTTTCGTATGGCTCGCAAGGTAGTCTTTTGGCGATTTGTGTGTAAGTCTATGCATATGCATCTAGACTGAAAACCAGGCGAGAAGAAGTGATCAAGCTCCAAATTTCCTTTCCTATGGAAAAAATCCTATACAGATGAGAATGTCGTCGTATTGTCTATGCCGGTGATTTTCAACCGCGGAACACTTTCATCGATTTCTGATTTGTTATCGTGAAATATGCCAATCAGAAACAATTGTGAACAACAATTTGAGGCTAAACACCATCTCTTGaaacaccggttgaaaatcactgaacCACACTATCATATCCACATAGGTAACATGCATTGAATAGGAAAGAACACTCGAACTGTCTATTAGTAGCCTACTAGTTCTAACAATACAACCTACTTCTATTGttttactaatttgttataaatatttgCAATGCAAAATTGATcctcaaatttgaaatgttcatTACGCTAACAAAGAATCACTTTAACTTTGCAGTATTTTCCCGGAACTCATACTTACCGTGGTAATCATGGGTATGACAATGATTTCGAGGATATGAGAACGTCATATTTTAGCATAGGACCATCTTTCAAGGTAAATTTGTACCCTTTGTTAAATCGGTCATCTTATTTATATCAGCAAACAAATGTATATGATATTGCGGACCTTTTACACCAGTAAAACTTTCATACACAATGATATTTCTATTTATGCGATACTCGAGGATCACTCATTGTCTGTAAAACTACTAACGCTAACCCGTCGTCTTCGCATATTACTAGTTAACTCCATACTTCGAAAAAGATTTCATATATAGAAcagattgtatatatatatatatatatatatatatatcaattatagATATGTTCAATCGATTCATGACATCACCTTTGTTTAATTTGAACTTTTAGAAAGGCGTTACTGTCGATGGGTTTGAATCTGTGAATATATATCCGCTCATGTGTCACTTACTCGGGCTAACACCTGCACCAAACAACGGATCACTTGAAGTTTTGTACCCAACCCTGGCATCCGATCCTGTCACATCAACGCAGAGTGAAATGACAACAAGCGGAGGCGTATCAATCGTACATTATAACacagttatttttttattatcgctTTTTTCTGCCCATATATTTACAATTATATAAACAACACTATATTAGTTCCATAGAAATAATTTAGAC contains:
- the LOC120326729 gene encoding ectonucleotide pyrophosphatase/phosphodiesterase family member 7-like isoform X1, giving the protein MNVAIRFLAIIFGLIVSIRAAPILVNAGPARREHHKLLLISFDCLKWSYFDRTKEMPGFKFLSENGVRAEYMKPAFPSHTSPCHTTIATGLYPESHGVVHNCVYDQHNDSTGQTDFYGALAVNDWWDNGQEPIWITASSQGLKSGGYMYPGSNATNDGRTATRSILELRTTSYNEEAWRKRIDDVMSWFSDDDFDFIALYFEQPDIDSHAFGPDSDRVNDVTLPLVDRTIQYLFNQSDNYGLFDDLNIIITSDHGMLNVNTSARDNDTISLMRYVDPSWVSFQFSYGPLGLIEPVPENKTAVYEGLKAGSNRMEVYYKEEIPERYHYKNNDRVPSIVITAHHGYEIYEYFPGTHTYRGNHGYDNDFEDMRTSYFSIGPSFKKGVTVDGFESVNIYPLMCHLLGLTPAPNNGSLEVLYPTLASDPVTSTQSEMTTSGGVSIVHYNTVIFLLSLFSAHIFTII
- the LOC120326729 gene encoding ectonucleotide pyrophosphatase/phosphodiesterase family member 7-like isoform X2; translation: MNVAIRFLAIIFGLIVSIRAAPILVNAGPARREHHKLLLISFDCLKWSYFDRTKEMPGFKFLSENGVRAEYMKPAFPSHTSPCHTTIATGLYPESHGVVHNCVYDQHNDSTGQTDFYGALAVNDWWDNGQEPIWITASSQGLKSGGYMYPGSNATNDGRTATRSILELRTTSYNEEAWRKRIDDVMSWFSDDDFDFIALYFEQPDIDSHAFGPDSDRVNDVTLPLVDRTIQYLFNQSDNYGLFDDLNIIITSDHGMLNVNTSARDNDTISLMRYVDPSWVSFQFSYGPLGLIEPVPENKTAVYEGLKAGSNRMEVYYKEEIPERYHYKNNDRVPSIVITAHHGYEIYEKGVTVDGFESVNIYPLMCHLLGLTPAPNNGSLEVLYPTLASDPVTSTQSEMTTSGGVSIVHYNTVIFLLSLFSAHIFTII